One segment of Planctomycetota bacterium DNA contains the following:
- a CDS encoding PD-(D/E)XK nuclease-like domain-containing protein produces the protein MFASVLMSRAVAPFVPTDVLVHEPAEVYHAQRGEYLTSHLLGDFRRCPQLYFRRRAGLIPDESRPAYLVGRAAHALILEGRESFQNAFAVGGPINPKTGQPYGPTTKAFSDWAAAQQKTVLTADQRALVESMADSFGRHELASELLSDGVAEGVVRSDYGGIPCQIRIDWFAPHRALCDLKTVDSLDYFEADARRYGYCHQVAFYVAVLRERIGLWMPAYFIAVEKREPYRTGVWRIADEVLQHAVGENEAAIRRLRQCAASGHWPTGYEEQRFFDFL, from the coding sequence TTGTTCGCGAGCGTTCTCATGTCACGTGCAGTTGCACCATTTGTTCCGACCGATGTGCTTGTCCACGAACCGGCGGAGGTTTACCACGCCCAGCGGGGCGAGTATCTCACGAGCCATTTGCTGGGTGACTTTCGCCGTTGTCCACAGCTTTACTTCCGCCGGCGGGCTGGGCTGATTCCCGACGAGAGCCGCCCCGCGTACCTCGTGGGGCGCGCTGCGCACGCGCTCATCCTGGAAGGAAGGGAATCCTTCCAGAACGCGTTCGCGGTTGGCGGGCCAATCAATCCCAAAACCGGTCAACCGTATGGGCCGACCACCAAGGCCTTTAGCGATTGGGCGGCCGCCCAACAAAAAACCGTCCTCACGGCCGACCAACGGGCGCTCGTGGAAAGCATGGCCGATAGCTTCGGACGTCACGAACTGGCGAGCGAATTGTTGTCGGACGGCGTGGCCGAAGGGGTGGTGCGGAGTGATTACGGCGGCATCCCCTGCCAAATCCGGATCGACTGGTTTGCACCGCACCGCGCGCTGTGCGATCTGAAAACGGTCGACAGCCTCGATTACTTCGAGGCCGACGCCCGGCGCTACGGATATTGCCACCAAGTCGCGTTCTATGTCGCCGTATTGCGCGAGCGGATCGGCCTTTGGATGCCGGCGTATTTCATCGCCGTTGAAAAGCGCGAGCCCTATCGCACCGGCGTCTGGCGGATCGCGGACGAAGTGCTGCAACATGCGGTCGGTGAAAACGAAGCGGCCATCCGACGCTTACGGCAGTGTGCGGCCAGCGGACACTGGCCCACGGGTTACGAGGAGCAACGCTTTTTTGATTTTCTATGA
- the lexA gene encoding repressor LexA, which produces MPLQPKKRGPKPKLGITPPQRRTLLEIDRYCRRHQFAPTIQELAEALEISPASVHEQINQLVRKGYLKRSGGKTRGLVVLRKPQDHPSRLVPIPLVGTVAAGWPSWSEEDVLGEVLVEQDLAARDRCFALAVRGESMRSAGIGDGDVVIIRQQPLAECGDIVVALVDGEATVKRLFLQDHTIELQPESPLKKYRPIPIGPETDFRIVGKVVAVRGRVATS; this is translated from the coding sequence ATGCCTTTGCAGCCGAAAAAACGTGGCCCTAAGCCAAAACTTGGGATTACCCCTCCGCAGCGGCGCACGCTGCTGGAGATCGACCGTTACTGCCGTCGTCACCAATTCGCTCCGACCATCCAAGAACTCGCCGAGGCCCTGGAGATTTCTCCAGCGAGCGTCCATGAACAAATCAACCAACTGGTGCGCAAGGGTTACCTAAAACGTTCCGGAGGCAAGACCCGCGGCTTGGTCGTCCTCCGCAAGCCCCAGGACCACCCGTCTCGGTTGGTCCCCATTCCGCTCGTCGGCACCGTCGCGGCCGGGTGGCCCTCCTGGTCCGAGGAAGACGTGCTCGGTGAAGTGCTCGTGGAGCAGGACTTAGCGGCGAGAGACCGTTGCTTCGCGCTCGCGGTGCGCGGAGAAAGCATGCGCTCAGCGGGAATCGGCGATGGAGACGTGGTGATTATTCGCCAGCAACCGCTGGCTGAATGTGGCGACATTGTCGTGGCGCTGGTCGACGGTGAGGCAACCGTGAAGCGGTTGTTCCTGCAGGATCATACCATCGAACTGCAACCTGAAAGTCCCTTGAAAAAATATCGGCCGATTCCGATTGGCCCAGAAACTGATTTTAGAATCGTTGGCAAGGTCGTGGCCGTGCGCGGTCGCGTCGCCACGAGTTGA
- a CDS encoding DEAD/DEAH box helicase family protein — MQLRPYQAEAVAAVYRHLRGRDDNPVVVVPTAGGKTPILATVCRDAVNVWKGRVLVVSHVKELLEQAVDKLRLVCPELPVGVYSAGLGRRDISQRVIVAGIQSVYKRAQELGAFDLIVVDEAHLIPADGEGMYRQFLSDAKRLSPHLRVIGLTATPFRLGSGSICAPDHFLNAICYEVGIKELIRDGYLCPLVSKAGVSTVNTSALPVRGGDFVADAVETLMDADGLVNAACAEIVERTKDRQACLIFASGVCHGEHVARVLHEQFGAECGFVCGNTPAPLREELLARFRGECSPGLFGHAPLKYLCNVNVLTTGFDVPHIDCVALLRPTMSAGLYYQMVGRGFRLHPNKSNCLVLDFGGNLVRHGPVDQVQPKHRNGAGCGPAPAKECPECHSVIAAGYANCPDCGHAFPPPERPAHEPKASEAGVLSGQVTLTTHRVSDVYYSIHTKRDAREGNPRTMRVDYKVGWHDYQSEWICLEHAGYARQKAAAWWKRRSPDPVPGTIERAVELAQAGALARPMAITVRSVAGEPYERIIGYELGPLPEPLPAEALETFEELTHDDIPF; from the coding sequence ATGCAACTTCGTCCGTACCAAGCCGAGGCCGTCGCCGCCGTTTATCGACACCTGCGCGGGCGCGACGACAACCCGGTGGTGGTCGTTCCCACCGCCGGCGGCAAGACACCCATTCTGGCGACCGTTTGCCGCGATGCGGTGAATGTTTGGAAAGGACGGGTCCTGGTCGTCAGTCATGTCAAGGAACTGCTCGAGCAAGCTGTCGATAAATTGAGACTCGTGTGTCCCGAGCTCCCCGTCGGCGTCTATTCGGCCGGGTTGGGCCGGCGCGACATCTCTCAGCGCGTGATCGTGGCCGGCATCCAATCCGTCTACAAACGGGCCCAGGAACTGGGGGCGTTCGACCTGATCGTCGTCGATGAAGCCCATTTGATTCCCGCCGATGGCGAAGGGATGTATCGGCAGTTTCTCTCCGACGCCAAGAGGCTCAGTCCGCACCTGCGTGTGATCGGATTAACTGCGACACCGTTTCGATTGGGTTCCGGGTCGATCTGTGCGCCGGATCACTTTCTCAATGCCATCTGCTACGAAGTTGGCATCAAGGAATTGATTCGCGACGGCTATCTCTGCCCCCTCGTGAGCAAAGCGGGCGTCTCGACCGTGAACACCAGCGCCCTCCCAGTGCGCGGCGGTGATTTTGTCGCCGATGCGGTCGAGACGCTGATGGACGCCGATGGCTTGGTGAATGCCGCCTGCGCAGAAATCGTGGAGCGGACCAAAGATCGGCAGGCGTGCTTGATCTTTGCCAGTGGCGTTTGCCACGGGGAGCACGTCGCGCGCGTGCTGCACGAACAGTTTGGCGCGGAGTGCGGCTTTGTATGCGGCAACACGCCAGCGCCGCTGCGAGAAGAACTTCTGGCCAGGTTTCGTGGGGAATGCTCCCCAGGTTTATTTGGACATGCCCCGCTCAAATACCTTTGCAACGTGAACGTTCTGACCACGGGTTTCGATGTCCCCCACATCGACTGCGTGGCGCTGCTGCGCCCGACGATGTCCGCTGGCTTGTATTACCAGATGGTCGGACGGGGATTTCGTCTTCATCCCAATAAGTCGAACTGCTTGGTGCTCGACTTCGGCGGCAACCTCGTGCGGCACGGGCCAGTGGACCAGGTGCAACCGAAGCATCGCAACGGCGCTGGCTGTGGCCCAGCGCCGGCCAAGGAATGTCCCGAGTGCCATTCCGTAATTGCTGCCGGCTATGCGAACTGCCCCGACTGCGGCCATGCATTTCCGCCGCCGGAGCGTCCGGCTCACGAGCCGAAAGCCAGCGAAGCGGGCGTGCTATCGGGACAAGTGACGCTTACGACGCATCGCGTCAGCGACGTTTATTACTCGATCCATACCAAGCGGGACGCCCGTGAAGGGAACCCGCGGACCATGCGCGTCGACTACAAGGTCGGCTGGCACGACTACCAATCGGAATGGATTTGCTTGGAACATGCGGGATACGCCCGTCAAAAAGCAGCCGCTTGGTGGAAACGCCGTTCTCCTGACCCAGTACCAGGCACCATTGAGCGGGCTGTGGAACTTGCCCAGGCCGGAGCGTTAGCCAGACCAATGGCGATCACGGTCCGCTCCGTGGCGGGTGAACCCTACGAGCGAATCATCGGCTACGAGCTTGGTCCGTTGCCTGAGCCGCTGCCGGCGGAAGCGCTCGAGACGTTTGAGGAATTGACCCATGATGACATTCCCTTCTGA
- a CDS encoding winged helix-turn-helix domain-containing protein: MSTKKTAKAPKATKAAKPAAKKAGKPQAEAKPKKLSAIDAAAKVLAGAKEPLTTKQLIEAMASKGLWTSPGGKTPHATLYSAILREIATKGKEARFKKTERGHFAANG; this comes from the coding sequence ATGTCCACGAAGAAAACAGCCAAGGCTCCCAAGGCGACCAAGGCCGCGAAGCCCGCAGCCAAGAAGGCCGGCAAGCCACAGGCCGAGGCGAAGCCCAAGAAGCTGAGCGCAATCGATGCTGCGGCGAAGGTACTGGCTGGCGCGAAGGAACCGTTGACCACCAAGCAGCTGATCGAGGCGATGGCTTCGAAGGGCCTCTGGACCAGCCCCGGCGGCAAGACGCCCCACGCCACTCTCTACAGCGCGATCCTGCGTGAGATCGCCACCAAGGGAAAAGAAGCCCGGTTCAAGAAGACCGAACGCGGGCACTTCGCCGCCAACGGGTAA
- a CDS encoding recombinase family protein, giving the protein MNRTRERPAASLRCAIYTRKSTEDGLEQEFNSLDAQRESGEAFIKSQTHEGWHCLPDRYDDGGFTGGNMERPALQRLLADIKAGRVNCVVVYKVDRLSRSLLDFARMMEVFEQHHVSFVSVTQQFNTATSMGRLILNVLLSFAQFEREMISERTRDKIAATRRKGKWSGGMPILGYNVVETKLVVNETEAERVREIFDLYLQRQSLLGVVKELNARNWRTKSWTTRKGNVRGGRPFSKNALYDLLTNVAYLGKVRYKSEVHPGEQTPLVAAAVFEQTQACLRRNGRAGGKATRHSHAALLGGRLRCHACNCGMSHTYTAKGNRQYRYYVCHRAQKQGWQACPSPSLPAGEIERFVVDQIKHIGRDPLVIEETFCQARQQAEGKIERLATERGVLISQLRAAHNELAQLAVTGHPGDARLLDAHDRIRHAERRLTEIDHELIVLKANVIDKRDVATALAGFDALWNQLAPREQAQIIEMLVEGVSYDGHAGKIAITFHATGIQQIAQEIAPQQEPVA; this is encoded by the coding sequence ATGAACCGTACCAGGGAAAGACCTGCCGCGTCCCTTCGCTGCGCCATCTACACCCGCAAAAGCACCGAAGATGGGTTGGAGCAAGAATTCAATTCGCTCGACGCCCAGCGTGAGTCCGGCGAAGCGTTCATCAAAAGCCAGACTCACGAGGGCTGGCATTGCTTGCCGGATCGTTATGACGACGGCGGGTTCACCGGCGGCAACATGGAGCGTCCGGCGCTCCAGCGCTTGCTGGCCGATATCAAAGCGGGCCGGGTCAATTGCGTCGTGGTCTACAAGGTCGACCGCTTGAGTCGGTCGCTGTTGGATTTTGCCCGGATGATGGAGGTCTTCGAGCAACACCACGTTTCGTTCGTCTCGGTGACGCAGCAATTCAACACCGCCACGTCGATGGGACGGTTGATCTTGAATGTTTTGCTGTCGTTTGCGCAGTTCGAGCGGGAAATGATCAGCGAACGGACCCGCGACAAAATCGCCGCCACCCGCCGCAAAGGCAAATGGTCTGGCGGCATGCCGATCCTGGGTTACAACGTCGTCGAGACCAAGCTGGTCGTCAACGAAACGGAAGCCGAGCGGGTTCGCGAGATCTTTGACTTGTACCTCCAGCGGCAGTCGCTCCTGGGGGTGGTGAAAGAACTCAACGCGCGGAACTGGCGGACGAAGAGCTGGACGACCCGCAAAGGCAATGTGCGCGGCGGTCGTCCGTTCAGCAAGAACGCCCTGTACGACTTGCTAACCAACGTCGCCTACCTGGGCAAAGTCCGCTATAAGTCAGAAGTCCATCCCGGTGAGCAGACGCCGCTCGTCGCTGCGGCGGTGTTTGAGCAGACCCAGGCCTGCCTGCGACGCAACGGCCGCGCCGGCGGCAAGGCAACCCGCCACAGCCACGCCGCGCTTTTAGGAGGGCGATTGCGGTGTCATGCCTGCAACTGCGGCATGAGCCATACCTATACGGCCAAAGGGAATCGACAATATCGGTATTACGTTTGTCATCGCGCTCAGAAACAAGGTTGGCAAGCCTGCCCTTCCCCCTCCCTTCCCGCGGGCGAAATCGAGCGCTTCGTCGTTGACCAGATCAAGCATATCGGCCGCGATCCGCTCGTAATCGAAGAGACGTTCTGCCAAGCGCGCCAACAGGCGGAAGGCAAGATCGAACGTCTTGCTACGGAACGTGGCGTTCTCATCAGCCAACTCCGCGCGGCGCACAATGAACTTGCTCAGCTGGCGGTCACGGGGCATCCCGGCGATGCCAGGCTGCTCGACGCGCACGACCGGATTCGCCACGCGGAACGGAGGCTCACGGAAATCGATCACGAGCTGATCGTGCTCAAGGCAAACGTGATTGACAAACGTGACGTCGCCACAGCGCTTGCCGGTTTTGACGCGCTTTGGAACCAGCTCGCTCCGCGTGAGCAAGCCCAGATCATCGAGATGCTGGTCGAAGGGGTCAGTTACGACGGCCACGCGGGTAAGATTGCGATCACGTTCCACGCGACGGGAATTCAGCAAATCGCCCAAGAAATCGCCCCGCAACAGGAGCCCGTGGCATGA
- a CDS encoding ATP-binding protein, producing MGKLQNILQGRAASPPRLLVYGTEGIGKSSLAARAPQPIFIQTEDGLGEIDCHRFPLAQSFADVQGALTELGNEPHDYQTVVIDSLDWLERLIWDAVCQDYGAKSIEKVDGGYGKGYVYALTPWRQFIDQLSALHRQRSMAVILIAHAKVEKFDDPESSPYDRYSPRLHKHAAALLTEWCDAVLFAARKFRTQTEDAGFGRKRTIAHAIGKDGGERILRTVGGPSCVAKNRYNLDGELPLDWSALLTGITSSAAMSA from the coding sequence ATGGGAAAACTGCAAAACATCTTACAGGGCCGCGCCGCCTCTCCCCCACGCCTGCTGGTCTATGGCACCGAGGGAATCGGCAAGTCATCGCTCGCGGCCCGAGCCCCGCAGCCTATTTTCATCCAAACCGAAGACGGGCTGGGAGAAATCGACTGCCACCGGTTTCCGCTGGCGCAATCGTTCGCCGACGTCCAAGGGGCGCTCACGGAGCTTGGCAACGAGCCTCACGACTACCAAACCGTCGTGATCGATTCCCTCGATTGGCTGGAACGATTGATCTGGGATGCCGTCTGTCAGGATTACGGGGCGAAATCAATCGAAAAAGTCGATGGCGGCTATGGCAAGGGTTACGTCTACGCGCTCACCCCTTGGCGGCAATTCATCGATCAGCTCAGCGCGCTCCATCGCCAGCGCTCGATGGCGGTGATTCTCATCGCCCACGCCAAGGTCGAAAAGTTCGACGACCCCGAGTCGAGCCCCTACGACCGTTATTCGCCGCGCTTGCACAAGCACGCCGCGGCGTTGCTCACCGAGTGGTGCGACGCGGTCCTCTTTGCCGCGCGTAAATTCCGCACCCAAACCGAGGACGCCGGCTTTGGCCGCAAACGGACCATCGCCCACGCCATCGGCAAAGACGGAGGGGAGCGCATTCTGCGCACGGTTGGTGGTCCCTCCTGTGTGGCCAAGAACCGCTACAACCTCGACGGCGAATTGCCGCTGGACTGGAGCGCGCTGCTGACGGGCATTACCTCGAGCGCCGCGATGAGCGCCTGA
- a CDS encoding DUF669 domain-containing protein produces MATLKGFDANEVEPATDFEPIPAGKYLAVITESELKPNKLGTGSYLQLTFQVIEGEFKGRFLWARLNLDHPNATAVKIARAELSAVCRAVGVTSPNDSFELHDLPLLISVKSKKRADTGELTNEIKGYAKKEAAAGKPVQAAVDTTPPWRRAS; encoded by the coding sequence ATGGCGACCCTCAAAGGCTTTGACGCGAACGAAGTCGAACCGGCGACCGATTTTGAACCGATCCCGGCTGGTAAATACCTGGCGGTCATTACCGAAAGCGAACTCAAACCCAACAAGTTGGGCACCGGAAGTTACCTGCAACTCACTTTCCAAGTGATCGAAGGAGAGTTCAAAGGGCGGTTTCTCTGGGCACGGCTCAATCTCGATCACCCCAATGCCACGGCGGTCAAGATTGCCCGCGCTGAACTCTCGGCCGTTTGCCGGGCGGTCGGCGTCACGTCCCCGAACGACTCGTTCGAGTTGCACGACTTGCCGCTCTTGATCTCGGTGAAGAGCAAGAAGCGCGCCGACACCGGTGAGCTCACTAACGAGATCAAGGGCTACGCCAAGAAGGAAGCTGCCGCCGGCAAGCCGGTCCAGGCGGCGGTTGATACGACTCCCCCCTGGCGTCGCGCGAGTTAG
- a CDS encoding sigma-70 family RNA polymerase sigma factor gives MTTLYAPDVTDKVATHFIRNAARALVADGSFPRSDLEDVIQDLQLALLEQSDNFDPDRSRWSTFVKHVVRNTAISLRRRQRALCRQAQGELSSLNVLIADGDGHLIEFEATVGEEEFRTGHGQDFVPHPEQVELALDLAALLDTLSEELREICELLKLLTPTEARRELEISRTTMDRRLVALRELFRAAGIAPQD, from the coding sequence ATGACGACCCTCTATGCGCCCGACGTCACCGACAAAGTGGCCACCCATTTCATTCGCAACGCCGCTCGAGCGCTCGTGGCCGACGGAAGTTTTCCGCGGTCGGACCTCGAGGACGTGATCCAGGACTTGCAACTGGCGCTGCTGGAACAGTCCGACAATTTCGATCCCGACCGCTCGCGCTGGTCGACGTTCGTCAAACACGTCGTCAGGAACACAGCGATTTCGTTGCGCCGACGCCAGCGAGCACTCTGCCGTCAGGCTCAAGGGGAATTGTCATCGCTTAACGTGTTGATCGCAGATGGCGATGGGCACTTGATTGAATTCGAGGCCACGGTCGGCGAGGAAGAATTCCGCACGGGGCATGGGCAGGATTTCGTACCGCATCCCGAACAGGTTGAGTTAGCGCTCGATCTCGCAGCCCTGCTCGACACGCTCTCTGAGGAATTGCGCGAGATATGCGAACTCCTCAAGCTCCTCACGCCAACCGAGGCGCGCCGCGAATTGGAGATCTCGCGGACGACGATGGACCGCCGTCTGGTCGCGTTACGGGAGCTCTTTCGTGCCGCGGGCATCGCACCCCAGGACTGA
- a CDS encoding DUF2924 domain-containing protein, with translation MLNVAKEVAALERLTVDQLRAKYAEVFGEPTNGRHKDWLVKRIIWRMQANAEGDLSERARRRAMELANDADLRMTPPRERKPTLDTPERTVAFAATIQPNTELLPGTVLKREYKGRTVRATVLADGFECEGERYRSLTAVVKAVTGQHWNGFHFFGLRRNGGAQ, from the coding sequence ATGTTGAATGTAGCCAAAGAGGTTGCCGCGCTGGAGCGACTGACCGTCGACCAGCTACGCGCCAAGTACGCCGAAGTTTTCGGCGAGCCCACGAACGGACGACATAAAGACTGGCTCGTTAAACGGATCATTTGGCGGATGCAGGCCAACGCCGAGGGAGACCTTTCGGAACGAGCGCGTCGGCGGGCAATGGAGCTGGCCAACGACGCAGATCTGCGCATGACGCCGCCCCGCGAACGAAAACCTACCTTGGATACGCCAGAGCGGACGGTGGCCTTCGCGGCCACCATTCAACCGAATACCGAACTGCTCCCCGGCACCGTGCTCAAACGCGAATACAAGGGCCGAACCGTTCGTGCCACCGTCTTAGCCGATGGATTCGAGTGCGAAGGGGAGCGCTACCGATCGTTGACCGCCGTCGTAAAGGCGGTGACGGGCCAACATTGGAACGGGTTTCACTTCTTCGGCTTGCGCCGCAATGGAGGGGCACAATGA
- a CDS encoding ParB N-terminal domain-containing protein — MKIELRSLSTLKPYLNNPRLNDDAVAAVAASIKEFGFRQPIVVDEAGVIICGHTRFKAAQQLGLEQVPVHVAKDLTPEQIKAYRIADNQTASLAEWNYDLLPIELADLQQCNFDLGLLGFDQDDLAKLLNPDLKDGLCDPDEVPAPPDAATTQPGDLWVLGDHRLLCGDSSKPADVDRLLGGAVIHLVNTDPPYNVKVEPRSNNAIAAGLSSFAGTTHHQSLDVARHPEKSKPTQKKLRAKDRPLANDFVTDGEFDQLLDAWFGNLARVLAPGRGFYIWGGYANLGNYPPFLKKHELYFSQGIVWDKQHPVLTRKDFMGAFEIAFYGWREGAAHVYLGPNNATDLWHVKKVNPQSMVHLTEKPVELAVRAMQYSSRTGENVLDLFGGSGSTLIAAEQTGRHAFLMELDVLYCDVIVQRWEKFTGRKAERLAANEKTPALTGA; from the coding sequence ATGAAAATCGAACTGCGAAGTTTATCCACGCTGAAGCCGTACCTCAACAATCCGCGACTGAACGATGATGCCGTGGCGGCCGTGGCCGCCAGCATCAAAGAGTTCGGCTTTCGACAACCGATCGTGGTTGACGAAGCGGGGGTGATCATCTGCGGACACACCCGATTCAAGGCGGCACAGCAACTCGGCCTGGAACAGGTGCCGGTCCATGTCGCCAAAGACTTGACGCCCGAGCAGATCAAGGCCTACCGGATTGCCGACAACCAGACGGCGTCGCTAGCCGAATGGAACTACGATCTGTTACCGATCGAACTGGCAGACCTGCAGCAATGCAACTTCGACCTGGGATTGCTCGGGTTTGACCAGGACGACCTGGCCAAGCTACTCAATCCCGATTTGAAAGATGGGCTCTGCGATCCAGATGAAGTGCCGGCGCCTCCGGATGCAGCAACCACACAGCCCGGTGACTTGTGGGTGCTGGGCGACCATCGGTTGCTCTGTGGCGATAGCAGCAAGCCCGCGGACGTCGATCGGTTGCTTGGCGGCGCGGTAATTCACCTCGTGAACACCGACCCGCCTTACAACGTGAAGGTCGAGCCGCGCAGCAACAACGCCATCGCGGCCGGCCTCTCGTCGTTCGCCGGCACGACGCACCACCAAAGCCTCGATGTGGCTCGCCACCCCGAGAAGTCGAAACCGACGCAGAAGAAGCTGCGCGCCAAGGATCGGCCGCTAGCCAACGACTTCGTGACCGATGGCGAATTCGACCAGCTGCTTGATGCGTGGTTCGGCAACCTCGCGCGCGTGCTGGCACCGGGCCGAGGCTTTTACATTTGGGGTGGCTACGCCAACCTCGGGAACTATCCGCCGTTCCTCAAGAAGCATGAACTGTACTTTTCGCAGGGCATTGTTTGGGACAAGCAGCACCCGGTGCTGACGCGAAAAGACTTTATGGGAGCTTTTGAGATTGCCTTCTATGGTTGGCGCGAGGGGGCGGCGCACGTCTACCTGGGCCCCAACAACGCCACCGATCTGTGGCACGTCAAGAAGGTCAATCCGCAGTCGATGGTCCACCTGACCGAGAAGCCGGTCGAGTTGGCGGTGCGGGCGATGCAGTACTCATCGCGCACGGGTGAAAACGTGCTCGACCTGTTCGGCGGGAGCGGCAGCACATTGATTGCCGCCGAGCAGACGGGTCGCCATGCCTTCTTGATGGAACTCGACGTCTTGTACTGCGATGTGATTGTCCAGCGCTGGGAGAAGTTCACCGGGCGCAAGGCAGAACGGCTGGCAGCCAACGAGAAAACCCCGGCGTTAACCGGGGCGTAG
- a CDS encoding bifunctional DNA primase/polymerase → MVRLLEAAERYAELGYRVFPCADGLNPAPLTRHGFKDASCDPEQIASWWGQFPSACIGLAADGLLVIDVDGENNPWLTPERAIELSVAPTARTPRGGWHYVFRKPAGSAWRCTVGQLAAQVDTRTDGGYIVVAPSRRPDGTYHWIAGSELDVPSDRLPPPPDWLTAQLDQLGPTSPPIQAAIGNSDANPIPAGQRNGTLIRLAGSMRRVGMSKAEIIAALTQVNRDRCVPSLSPVEVDRIAGNVTRYAPDQVATAIAENHWEQLVSASGAIEPLAFEAITSQQLDDNQYELEYLINGILVRGQPGVIAGPKKTLKTNISIDLALSLASGGRFLGHFAADKEVRVGLMSGESGAATIQETARRIAVAKQGRLRDFTNVLWSFAVPQLGKAEQVQALERFITTHRLEVLILDPTYLMMLGLADQAGNLFVVGAFLKSLGDIAQATGCTPLLCHHLKKSIADPYEPAELENIAWAGFQEFVRQWVLLNRRARYDPDQGGHHELWMSVGGSAGHSGLWGLNIEEGTRQELAGRRWQVEVISAFEAHHERITAASEAADDRKQLVHEAKLERQRHAVLSALEKFPAGETSRVIRDTAGVGARAIQAVLDTLVQEGKVVTCKLQKNKREELGYQLPAGGGPGGP, encoded by the coding sequence ATGGTCAGGCTGCTGGAGGCAGCAGAGCGCTACGCCGAACTCGGTTACCGCGTCTTTCCCTGCGCCGACGGCCTGAACCCCGCGCCGCTCACTCGACACGGCTTCAAAGACGCATCGTGCGACCCCGAGCAGATCGCTTCTTGGTGGGGGCAATTCCCCTCGGCTTGTATCGGGTTGGCAGCCGATGGGCTGTTGGTGATCGACGTCGACGGCGAGAACAATCCGTGGCTGACGCCCGAACGTGCGATCGAGCTTTCGGTTGCGCCAACGGCCCGAACGCCGCGCGGCGGTTGGCATTACGTGTTCCGTAAGCCAGCCGGTTCGGCGTGGCGTTGCACGGTGGGGCAACTTGCGGCACAGGTCGATACCCGCACCGATGGTGGTTATATCGTCGTGGCCCCGTCCCGCCGGCCCGATGGGACTTATCACTGGATAGCAGGCTCGGAGCTCGACGTCCCTTCAGACCGATTGCCTCCGCCGCCCGATTGGCTCACTGCTCAGCTCGACCAGCTGGGTCCGACCTCGCCACCAATTCAGGCTGCGATAGGCAACTCGGACGCCAATCCCATTCCTGCCGGCCAGCGTAATGGCACCTTGATTCGGTTAGCGGGCTCAATGCGCCGAGTCGGGATGTCGAAAGCGGAAATCATCGCGGCCCTGACTCAAGTCAATCGCGATCGATGCGTTCCGTCGTTGTCTCCGGTCGAAGTGGATCGAATTGCTGGGAATGTCACGCGATATGCGCCAGATCAGGTCGCGACAGCCATCGCCGAGAATCATTGGGAGCAACTCGTTTCAGCGTCTGGAGCCATCGAGCCCTTGGCATTTGAGGCGATCACATCTCAACAACTCGACGACAACCAGTACGAGCTCGAATACCTCATCAACGGTATTCTCGTGCGCGGGCAACCAGGGGTAATCGCCGGCCCCAAGAAAACGCTCAAGACGAACATCAGCATCGACCTGGCCCTCTCCCTTGCTTCCGGAGGTCGGTTCTTGGGGCACTTCGCGGCCGACAAGGAAGTGCGCGTGGGGTTAATGTCGGGCGAATCCGGTGCGGCCACGATCCAAGAAACCGCGCGTCGCATCGCGGTGGCCAAACAAGGTCGCCTGCGCGATTTTACCAATGTGCTCTGGTCGTTTGCCGTCCCACAGCTCGGCAAAGCGGAACAGGTGCAAGCCCTGGAACGTTTTATCACAACACACCGGCTGGAAGTGCTGATCCTCGATCCGACGTATTTGATGATGCTCGGACTGGCCGACCAAGCGGGCAATCTGTTTGTCGTCGGCGCGTTTTTGAAGTCGCTGGGTGATATCGCGCAAGCCACTGGCTGCACGCCGCTACTCTGCCATCACCTCAAGAAGAGCATCGCCGATCCCTACGAGCCCGCCGAGTTGGAAAACATTGCGTGGGCTGGCTTTCAAGAATTCGTGCGGCAATGGGTGCTCCTCAACCGACGCGCTCGTTACGACCCGGACCAGGGCGGGCATCACGAATTGTGGATGTCGGTCGGTGGCAGCGCCGGCCATAGCGGATTGTGGGGTTTGAACATCGAAGAAGGAACGCGCCAGGAACTGGCCGGTCGTCGCTGGCAGGTGGAAGTGATCAGCGCCTTCGAGGCTCATCATGAGCGGATCACCGCTGCCAGCGAAGCAGCCGATGACCGCAAGCAACTGGTTCACGAAGCCAAGCTGGAACGGCAGCGTCATGCGGTCCTCAGCGCGCTCGAAAAGTTCCCTGCCGGAGAGACATCACGCGTGATCCGTGATACGGCAGGCGTGGGAGCGAGGGCGATCCAGGCAGTTCTGGATACGTTGGTGCAAGAAGGGAAAGTCGTCACATGCAAATTGCAAAAGAACAAACGCGAGGAGCTCGGATACCAACTTCCTGCTGGCGGTGGTCCCGGTGGTCCGTGA